Proteins co-encoded in one Deltaproteobacteria bacterium genomic window:
- a CDS encoding type II secretion system F family protein has product MPNFRYRARDDGGKLIQGTLESSSETAVAARISDMGYHPVAISPVSGHRGFLKRRGRKVPIAEVVVFYRQMATMNDAGLPLIYSLNTLAEGTGNRRFRQVVESVRMGVEGGETLSDSIARHPGVFDEVAINMIRVGESSGNLSEVLERLAEYGERSAEVRARVKNAMAYPIVLSVLALGVVIFSLVVVMPRFASIFKRMNAPLPLPTRMLMSASSVVRHQGWLILGIIILAIVIFRLLLRTDRGRWAWDGFLFRIPVFGPLRMKNLSARFSRNMGTLIDSGVDILFAFEICEKTLKSVRLERALQITRDSVREGESIAPVLELQRVFPPLLHRMIAVGEETGRLGQMLFRLAGYYDLDVEMTIKHLTTLLEPFMIIVMAAVVAFVAGATLLPLFNIVKYMH; this is encoded by the coding sequence TTGCCAAACTTCAGGTATCGCGCAAGGGATGATGGGGGGAAACTCATCCAGGGGACGCTGGAGTCGTCCTCCGAGACGGCCGTGGCGGCGAGGATCAGCGACATGGGCTATCATCCCGTGGCTATCTCGCCGGTGAGCGGACACCGGGGATTTCTGAAACGGCGCGGGAGGAAGGTTCCCATCGCCGAGGTGGTGGTTTTCTATCGACAGATGGCAACGATGAATGACGCCGGCCTGCCCCTCATTTACAGCCTCAACACTCTTGCGGAGGGGACCGGGAACCGTCGTTTCAGGCAGGTCGTCGAGTCCGTCCGAATGGGAGTTGAGGGTGGTGAAACCCTGTCTGACTCCATAGCCAGGCATCCCGGTGTATTCGATGAGGTTGCCATCAACATGATCCGTGTAGGGGAGAGCAGCGGCAACCTGTCGGAGGTGCTCGAGAGGCTGGCCGAGTATGGAGAAAGGTCCGCCGAGGTCCGGGCGCGGGTAAAAAACGCTATGGCCTACCCCATCGTACTTTCTGTCCTGGCTCTGGGGGTGGTGATCTTCAGCCTTGTGGTCGTGATGCCGCGCTTCGCCTCGATTTTCAAGAGGATGAACGCGCCTTTGCCCCTGCCGACCAGGATGCTTATGTCGGCCAGTTCGGTGGTCAGGCACCAGGGGTGGCTTATTCTCGGCATCATCATCCTGGCCATTGTAATATTCAGGCTCCTCCTGAGGACCGACAGGGGACGCTGGGCCTGGGACGGGTTTCTGTTTCGTATCCCGGTTTTCGGACCTTTGAGGATGAAGAACCTCTCGGCCCGTTTTTCCCGGAATATGGGAACCCTCATTGACAGCGGAGTGGATATCCTCTTCGCCTTCGAGATCTGCGAGAAGACCTTGAAAAGCGTTCGTCTGGAAAGAGCGTTGCAGATTACCCGGGACAGCGTCAGGGAGGGGGAGAGCATCGCCCCTGTCCTGGAACTGCAGCGTGTCTTCCCTCCACTCCTCCACCGCATGATCGCTGTGGGCGAGGAAACGGGACGCCTGGGACAGATGCTTTTCAGACTGGCCGGCTACTACGATCTCGATGTGGAAATGACCATCAAACATCTCACAACCCTGCTCGAGCCGTTCATGATTATCGTTATGGCCGCGGTGGTGGCCTTCGTGGCGGGCGCCACGCTGCTGCCGCTGTTCAATATCGTCAAGTACATGCACTGA
- the cpaF gene encoding Flp pilus assembly complex ATPase component: MTGKGRKRLGEVLVDAGLINQDQLTDALSESARSGIRVGKVLVDRGVISETDLTRALSNQLKIEMVSLKEAPPDGDLVDLLPETLARRYSILPYRLDGDTLVVVMADPLNVFATDALRGVTGRSLRKVIASESEIGEWIGDLYGRGSLLGSALADAIADSVTLGEGEESPDRLMRLARETPVVRLVNALLGQAIGQRASDIHIEPQEKEVRIRVRIDGILEEAAKVPSHLKLALTSRIKIVSGMDIAEKRIPQDGRFRWTEGTHDVDVRASTLPTVYGEKVVLRILDRASDVLDLSELGFGEEHQVIIRDLIHRPYGIILLTGPTGSGKTTTLYAALNEINVIGRNIVTVEDPVEYEIAGLNQVQVAPNIGLGFSSVLRNVLRQDPDVIMVGEIRDAETANIAVHAALTGHLVFSTLHTNDAAGGIPRLLELGVEPYLIRASVLGFLGQRLVRRICPQCRTEVSLSPDVRSLLWGEWVGETFFQGHGCDECRETGYHGRTGIAEIFKINRRIRDLVAREISHEALSAELRKEGFVSMREDGIAKAAKGETSLEEVFRVTQDVEL, encoded by the coding sequence TCACCCGCGCTCTGTCCAACCAACTCAAGATTGAGATGGTCAGCCTCAAGGAAGCCCCGCCCGATGGGGACCTGGTTGACCTGCTCCCCGAGACGCTGGCGAGGAGATACAGCATCCTCCCCTACAGGCTGGATGGGGATACCCTGGTGGTGGTCATGGCGGACCCCCTCAATGTTTTTGCCACAGATGCGCTGCGTGGTGTTACGGGCCGCTCCCTCCGGAAGGTGATCGCTTCCGAGTCCGAGATTGGCGAGTGGATCGGCGATCTCTATGGCCGCGGGTCTCTCCTGGGGTCTGCTCTTGCCGATGCCATAGCTGATTCGGTCACCCTGGGGGAGGGGGAGGAATCTCCGGATCGGCTGATGAGGCTTGCCAGGGAGACACCGGTTGTCCGTCTGGTTAACGCGCTCCTTGGCCAGGCCATCGGTCAACGCGCCAGTGACATCCACATTGAACCCCAGGAAAAGGAGGTCAGGATCAGGGTCAGGATCGATGGGATACTGGAAGAGGCCGCCAAGGTGCCGTCCCACCTGAAACTTGCCCTGACATCCCGCATCAAGATCGTTTCCGGTATGGATATAGCCGAAAAACGCATTCCGCAGGATGGACGCTTCAGGTGGACCGAGGGGACGCATGATGTCGATGTGAGGGCGTCGACCCTCCCCACTGTCTACGGGGAAAAAGTCGTTCTGCGGATCCTCGATCGAGCATCGGACGTCCTCGATCTGTCGGAACTGGGATTTGGGGAGGAACATCAGGTCATCATCCGTGATCTCATCCACAGGCCCTACGGCATCATTCTCCTGACCGGTCCCACCGGGAGCGGAAAGACGACCACCCTCTATGCGGCCCTCAACGAGATAAACGTCATCGGACGAAATATCGTCACCGTGGAGGACCCGGTGGAGTACGAGATCGCCGGGCTCAATCAGGTACAGGTCGCTCCCAATATCGGATTGGGGTTTTCATCGGTGCTCCGAAACGTTCTCAGACAGGACCCGGACGTAATTATGGTGGGGGAAATCCGCGATGCCGAGACCGCGAACATCGCCGTCCACGCGGCTTTGACGGGACATCTCGTTTTTTCCACCCTCCACACGAACGACGCGGCCGGGGGAATTCCGCGGCTGCTCGAACTCGGGGTAGAGCCGTATCTGATCCGTGCATCGGTGCTGGGGTTCCTTGGGCAGCGTCTCGTTCGGAGGATCTGCCCGCAATGCAGGACGGAGGTCTCCCTTTCCCCCGATGTCCGATCCCTTCTGTGGGGGGAGTGGGTCGGGGAGACCTTTTTTCAGGGCCATGGATGCGACGAGTGCAGGGAGACGGGGTACCACGGCAGGACGGGGATCGCCGAGATCTTCAAAATCAATCGGCGGATCAGGGATCTTGTCGCCCGTGAGATCTCCCATGAGGCCCTGTCGGCCGAGTTGAGAAAAGAAGGGTTCGTCTCCATGAGGGAGGATGGGATCGCCAAGGCCGCCAAGGGAGAGACCAGCCTGGAGGAGGTCTTCCGGGTTACACAGGATGTTGAACTTTGA